In one Rutidosis leptorrhynchoides isolate AG116_Rl617_1_P2 chromosome 8, CSIRO_AGI_Rlap_v1, whole genome shotgun sequence genomic region, the following are encoded:
- the LOC139862657 gene encoding transcription factor PRE6-like yields MSSRRSGTSSRITDDQIIELVSKLQQLLPELRSHRSKKASASKVLHETCNYVRSLHKEVDDLSDRLSRLLSTIDDDSPQASIIRSLIN; encoded by the exons ATGTCGAGCAGAAGGTCAGGAACGTCGTCAAGGATCACAGACGACCAGATTATCGAACTCGTGTCAAAGTTGCAACAACTCCTTCCTGAGCTTCGTAGCCATCGTTCCAAAAAG GCATCGGCTTCAAAGGTGTTACACGAGACGTGCAACTACGTTAGAAGCTTGCACAAGGAGGTTGATGACCTAAGTGATCGTCTCTCCCGATTATTGTCCACCATTGATGATGATAGTCCTCAAGCATCCATCATTAggagtttaattaattaa